The sequence TTAAACGCCAGAGCGACGTCACGCACCTCTTTAGCGTCCGCTGACTTCAGCAGCTCTGGGTCCAGAACTTGAATACTAAGGTCAGGAAATTCTTCCCGGAATTTAGTGTATATCTGCTCGTCTGATTTTGTTAGTTTTAGAAACTTGGGATCAACTGAGGAAATAAGCTGTAGAGAAATAAACCCGTCAGTGAAGCTGGACATTTaagccagtggttcccaaccctgctcctggaggcacattttgcatgtctcctttctctGATGCCGATTTCAGGTCTTTgagcagtgttggggtgcctcagGGAGCAGGGTTGGGACCCACAGATTTCAGCGATCCAGCTGACAGCACAGATTGACActcattcacttacattataGTAAACCTCTGCGTGATTGTAGGCTTTCATAGCCCACATTACTTCCAGTCGGGCCTGGTGGCAAACACACAATACGGTTAGTGTTTTGAAATGGGGAtacttttacaaatatttaacttaTTCTATTAATTTGCAAATATCAAAACATCCCAACTCACGTCATTTCCATACGCCTCTGCGGGAAGAGAGAGCGCATGCGCAGCCGCAGTGGCTCCTTCTACCCCCTGTTTATTAAAGACACAAACACTCAATTCAGTGGAAAATTTAACACTAAAGTGCATTAATAAATCTAATACGTAAAACCCTCGCTGCCTCAAGAGACTAAAGTAGAATTCATGTAAGCTGTCAAGTACCCTTGTTATAGTAACGGTACTACCTAAGCATTTTAAACCTGGATGAGTATAAATATCAGTGATGATTAAGGAAATTATTTCGTTATTTTTGCCATATGCCCATAACATGCTTGTTAGCATGCAGGCTAACTATGATATAACTTctagatataaatataatactcTGGGCTCTGAACGGTTATGAAAATACGCTACATGAGAGCATCGATTCAATTAAATGCTATCACGTTATCACACAGTGCCTTGTGTTTGTTGAGAAGTTAAAATAACTAATTGCCTACCAGAGATGCAAGAACATTCCCTGTGTCCATGCTGACGCCTTCTGACCCGGATGAGCTTGGACAGGTCACGTGATTTAAATGCGTCGTGTTCACTGAAGCATAGACATGTCTATGCACTGAAGTATAATAGAGAACAGTGGTTGTGTTGTTTTCGGTTTGCTGTTCAGATCCTTGTCCGGTTAAATGTTTTATCTTATGTAGAGCTGTCATATGTTGGGGGGAAAAGTTGTGGGGAAATTAACGTTAATCAaatgctatatttatttaaaatgtcatttggtAGAATACTAATAAGAGGCTGCACTGCGCCCTCTAGAGGTTGGTATGTTTTCAAAGCCTTACGgtttttttgtaacagtgttttagtaataatgttaccttatttagTCTTGTTacgcagttatttaaaatattaagagcTATTGGTGCAGTACAATTaatgtaaaatgtcaaaatacattcatgttttataaaatgtgatttatctgTCTAAATAATAAAAGACTTCGGCGCCCTCTCCTGGGATTTAGGTCCAATTAAAGCTTTCACgaatataggctatttattttcttgttgttttaacTATATAGATTTTTCAAATagcctatttttttattcaggTATCCGTTATACTATttctatttcagaaaaaaaatagaatttaaattaaattaataaagtatttgttttatttcaaagagGTAGCCTATTTAATACATGAAATAAGTAACGACAGAAAAGATGATTGCGAAGTTTTAATAACGTGAAACATATGTGTAAAAACCAGGGAAGGATAAACAGTTCCAGTAATTCTACAGAAACATGCTGAAAGAGAGTCCGTATTCTAGGACGGTCCCATCTTGAATGCAGCTGTTTTACTCTGGTTTTCTCTCATTGGTTGGACATTCTCTgtatatatctaaaataataataataattcacatttcctTCACATTGGTTGTGTCTCAAAAGCTACAGAGCGCATTTTTGGGATTATAAGTGCGTTCCGAGTCAGCTGATGACGAGAACGACTGTGATGCTCAAaacgctgtctaggtaggcagctcactagtgtTTGAGACACGGCCAGTGTGTCACACGCACATGAACGCGTAATGCACGCAGTGATCTTGAGTGAGAGAGACCTCTGAATTTCTGCATCTCCGGACGGAAAGGACAGAAGAAACCGCTGCTCTACAGTCTCAGGTACGATCAGGCGACACGTTTACTTCTCATCACATATAGCTGGGATGCAGTGGTCAAGTTATTGACGTGTATGGATTTGCGGTCATCGTTTGCTGCTGTTTGATGTATTGATGGatgtatttgttaatgttttgccATAGTCGATCATAAGCATCAGTAGAGGTGTTGTGGTAAACAGAGGCATCATCAGACACTTGTCCTTCTTCATAGACAGAAGAGTCTCGCGATGTCTGGAGgacaattatagttttatttgaaaatgtcgAATCTGGGTTTAAAAGGCCtgacttgaaaataaaatgtgtgctTAGGCCACATAACCTTCTTCAAAATCTTAAGACCTTAAATAAGGAATGTGCTCTGTATGGGCCTGTCCTTTAACTGTCCTTGCTTTAACTATAAAcggttttgtttgatttattagcGAATTACATTTTACTTGTGCCTTTCTAGCGTCCCGAAATAACATAGagattaaaaacatgtaaataaataaagaaacgaAAGGAAAGGAAACCAGCAACAATCTCATTGCTGACACTGAAGACGCGTCCCGCTGCTTCAGTGTTTTCCTGTCCACAGCAACAGGAAATCACTGCTTCCTTCAGTCCTGCAGGTTTCTCTTTGAgcgagacttttttttttgttattataaggctaaataaatcaaatatattgttgttgttattattattattattatagacttATATTTAGATTAAAAGTGTACTAGTGGGGAATTACTAGTGTTTGAGTAATACCAGCGGCTCTGATTCatatttgttgaaatatttatCAAAAGAAAGActgcagacaaaaacaaaaacatttcttcatgaTCACACTCTGAGTTGACAGCATTGATGGTGGCAGTGAAAGACTTTCTCATCATCAGATAAAAGGCTGTAAGATGTAAGAAGCAAAGAGTCGCATGGTGATGTCTTGATCCAGAGATTCTTCACTCTCTCAATGGTATATCTCCTTCTGGTGTGTCCACCTGTAGCTAAATAttgctgtgcatttattttgaattccCCATGGCATTTGAGAGACTGTGTAGTACTGAAACATATGAAGATGAGTAGTGACGGTGCATAGTGAAACTTTGAAGCAGATTGAATGTCTGTTTGATATTATAAATCAAGTTACAGCAGATGACCTCCCCTTCCTGCACTGTTTCACTTAGATTGGATTTACATGGAAGATCAACACTAAAGTAACATTTCATTTCTATCcagtgttctgttctattctattctatttagcCGTTTAGGACTATTCAGTACTTATTCTGTCTGGTTTATATCTATTCTGTTCATGTTTGAGTAATACCAGCGGCTCTGATTCAATATTTGTTGAAATATATCAAAAGAAAGACTGCAGacagaacacaaacatttttcttcATGATCCCACTCTGAGTTGACAGCATTAATGGTGGCAGTGAAAGACTTTATCATCATCAGATGAAAGGCTGTAAGATGTGATGTCTTGATCCAGAGATTCTTCACTCTCTCAATGATATATCTCCTTCTGGGGTGTCCACCTGTAGCTAAATAttgctgtgcatttattttgaattccCCAAGGCATTTGAGAGACTGTGTAGTACTGAAACATATGAAGATGAGTAGTCACAGTGCATAGTGAAACTTTGAAGCAGATTGAATGTCTGTTTGATATTATAAATCAAGTTACAGCAGATGACCTCCCCTTCCTGCACTGTTTCACTTAGATTGGATTTACATGGAAGATCAACGCTAAAGTAACATTTCATTTCTATCcagtgttctgttctattctattctatttagcCGTTTAGGACTATTCAGTACTATTCTGTCTGGTTTATATCTATTCTGTTCATTTTATTCTGCCACATTCTAATATTCCCTGTCATTATAATTCTATTTGCAGTTTTTAGCTCAGAACTATTCTAATCTAGTGTAGTCTATTCTTAATGTCTGGTGTagatctattctattctatttcattttaccatatttaggaCAGggctattctattctgttctattatattctattctattcagtaTGGTCTAGATCAGTTTTCTTCTATTCTATTGTCACGTTCTGTTTTTTCCTGTTATTCTTTATTCATTCTTGTCATTATTCtgttattctgttctattctttcTTATTCTACTCTACTCTGTTGTATTCTACtctattttatttagcttttttaggATAGGACTATTCTGTTTTGCTATACTCTATTAATTCCTGTCAATCtgattttgccattttcaggATTATTCTATTCTTTCCTGTCTGGTTAAGATCTATTCCCTTCCCttctatttaacaaaaaaaaaaaaatctattttgttaTATTCTGTTCTTTCCATTTATATTCTCTtccatttattttgtcattttatgacTATTTAGGAATTTTTCTTTTctgctatattatattaattcctgtcatattctattttatttaagtttactGTTTTAGAACACAACTATTCTATCATAATTTTTTCTGCTCTTATATTCTCTTATATTccgttctgttctgttctttccTGTCTGGTCCTGATCTATTGCCTTctatttaattctgtcatcatatattCTTTCCTGacatcataattttattttagagttttgaGGACAGGACTATTCTATTCTAGTCCAGTCATTTCTTCCTGTCTGGTATAGATCTATTCCCTTCTCTTTTGTTCTTTTCTGTCAGATGTTTTATTCCTTCCTGTCATGCTCTATTCTgttgttttctattatattttgccatttttaagaCAGAACTCTTCTGTTCTGCCATATTCTAGTCATTCATgtcatattctattctattctatttcacagtttttaggactattctattctgttctgttctaggACTGGACTATTCCTTTCtattctgttcttttctgttaaaaGCTTTCCTGTTATATTCTGTCGTATTCTATTCTTTTTGGTTCTgttcagtttttttcagttttgtttctaTTCTTTTCTGTCCTAAAACTGCAAAACAGGCTGTAATACTTTGTGTGGGAAAAGAAGTGATGGAGTTGTCTTAATGCACTTTCCGGCCATTGATGTCTCCTCCTGTCATTGGGATTGCTGTTAAGTGATTCACTAAGAGTGGGAACTGATAAGCATAGCAGGTTT is a genomic window of Cyprinus carpio isolate SPL01 chromosome B10, ASM1834038v1, whole genome shotgun sequence containing:
- the pbdc1 gene encoding protein PBDC1 is translated as MDTGNVLASLGVEGATAAAHALSLPAEAYGNDARLEVMWAMKAYNHAEVYYNLISSVDPKFLKLTKSDEQIYTKFREEFPDLSIQVLDPELLKSADAKEKWRPFCNQFEGVVEDFNYGTLLRLDCQKDYTEENTVFATRIQFYAIEIARNREGYNDFVHNANSKTKPQKKDKSES